In bacterium Unc6, the genomic window CAGTTAAGAAAAGTCTTCCATATGAGGAAAGAGAGATTTCTGTAAAGATAGATAGAAAAACGGGAAACTGTCAGCTTTTTATAGGAGACGAAGTTATTTACTTAAAAGATTTTGGAAGAATAGCAGTTCAAACTGTGAGACAGGTTGTTTTACAAAAGTTAAGGGAAGCTGAAAAGGATGTTATATTTGAAGATTATCGGGACAGGGTTGGAAAGATTATAACCGGTTCTGTTCATCAGATTGAAAAAGGCAATATAATAGTTGATGTTGAAAATATACAGGCGTTTCTTCCAAAGGGTGAGCAATTGCTGAAAGATGGATACAGACAGGGAGATGTTATAAGGGCTTTTGTTGTGGAGGTAAGGAAAACATTTAAACTTGCGCCCATTGTGTTATCAAGAACACATCCTGGAATGCTTGTGAAACTTTTTGAACTGGAGGTGCCTGAGGTTTATGAAGGCATTGTGCAGATTAAGGGATGTGTAAGGGACCCCGGAGACAGGGCAAAGATTGCAGTCTTGTCATTAGACCCCAGGGTTGATTGTGTTGGAGCTTGTGTTGGGAAAAGAGGTGTAAGGGTAAAAAATATCGTTAAAGAATTAAGATCGGAAAGAATAGATATTATAAGGTATAGCGATGATCCGAAAGAATTTGTGTCTGCTGCACTTGCCCCTGCAAAAGTTTCATATATAATGTTAGATCCCAATGAAAACAGGATGGATGTTGTTGTTCCAGACGATCAACTTTCTCTTGCAATCGGGAAAAGGGGGCAAAATGTTCGTCTTGCTTCAAGACTTACAGGTTGGGATATTGATATATATAGCCAGTCTGAGTTTGATACAAAAAATAATATACCGCTTGCAAGTATTGATGGTGTAAATGAAGATATAATGCAGGCTTTCAAAAAAATATCTATTACAAACCTATCTGAACTTGCAAATACATCTCTGTTGATGCTTGAAGAGATTCCACAGATAGGTAGGGAAAATGCAAAAAAAATATTAGAAAATGCAAGAAAGATTATGTCAGAGACTGTAAAAAAGGCAGAAGAACAAACTGACCCTAGAGAAACAGGCCAAGTGGAGAAGCAATGATAAAAGTTTATGAGTTTGCAACACAATTAAATTTAAGCAGTCAAGAAATCCAGAAGAGATTGAAGGCGCTCGGAATTGATATTTCAAGCCACATGTCACCTGTAACCGATGAAGCTATAAGAAAACTTAAAGCATCTTTGGAAGAAGAAGCAAGGCCAAAAATAAAACCAAAACCCAAAACTAAACCAAAAGCAAAACCTGTTGCTAAAAAACAAAAAACAACAGAAGATATTTCAGTTAAGCTTCCTAAAAAAGCGGAAATCCTTCCTATTTTGGAAAAAAAAATAGAAGAAAAACCTGCGGAAGAAAAATCTAAGGGGAAAATTGAAGAAGAGGTAAAAAAGATAAAAAGTTTCCAGAGTGTTAAGGCAACCAACCAGTGGTCCGTGGCAAAACCGGCGGGTGTATCAAAACATATTATATTTAGGCAGGCGTACCCCACAAGAAGGCCCGCTATCGTTAAAAGGCAGGTAATAAGCCCACCATCAAAACAGGAAGAAGTTAGTCTGTTTAAAAAAACTATTGAAGGTCCTCCAAAATTTCTTTCTGTTGAATTTCCAATAACCATTAAGGAGCTATCCGCAAAGATGCAGGTTAAACCCAATGATATTTTGCGTATGCTTCTTTTGGAAAACCGTATTGCTGCAAGTATAAATCAGAACATCACAGAAGACATTACCAGAATGATAGGTAGGTTGTTTAATTTTGAAATTCAAAGATCTCTTACAACCGAACAGCAGATAATAAAAGAACATGATGAAAAAGAAGATGTATCAAAATTAAAACCCAGAGCACCTGTTGTAACAATAATGGGTCATGTTGACCATGGTAAGACAAGCCTTCTTGATGCGATAAGAAAAGCAAAGGTTGTGACATCTGAGGCAGGGGGGATTACACAACATATAGGAGCATATCATGTGCAGGTAAAAGACCGTCATGTAACATTCCTTGATACGCCAGGACATGAGGCATTTACAGCAATGAGAGCAAGGGGAGCAAACGCTACCGATGTTGTGGTTTTGGTTGTGGCTGCTGATGATGGTATTATGCCGCAAACAATAGAGGCAATAAATCATGCAAAAGCCGCAGATGTTCCGATTATGGTTGCTATAAATAAGATGGACCTTCCGACTGCAAACATGGATGCTGTAAAAAAACAGCTTTCTGAAATTGGCCTTACACCTGAAGATTGGAGTGGAAAGACAATAACTGTTCCTGTTTCTGCAAAGACCGGAAAAGGGCTTGAAGAACTACTTGAGATGATTTTGCTTGAAGCAGATATGTTAGAGTTAA contains:
- a CDS encoding translation initiation factor IF-2, translating into MIKVYEFATQLNLSSQEIQKRLKALGIDISSHMSPVTDEAIRKLKASLEEEARPKIKPKPKTKPKAKPVAKKQKTTEDISVKLPKKAEILPILEKKIEEKPAEEKSKGKIEEEVKKIKSFQSVKATNQWSVAKPAGVSKHIIFRQAYPTRRPAIVKRQVISPPSKQEEVSLFKKTIEGPPKFLSVEFPITIKELSAKMQVKPNDILRMLLLENRIAASINQNITEDITRMIGRLFNFEIQRSLTTEQQIIKEHDEKEDVSKLKPRAPVVTIMGHVDHGKTSLLDAIRKAKVVTSEAGGITQHIGAYHVQVKDRHVTFLDTPGHEAFTAMRARGANATDVVVLVVAADDGIMPQTIEAINHAKAADVPIMVAINKMDLPTANMDAVKKQLSEIGLTPEDWSGKTITVPVSAKTGKGLEELLEMILLEADMLELKANPDKLARGVIIESRLSKNSGPLVTFLVQNGTLKASDIVVCGAYWGKIRAIKDDRGKRILSAGPSYAIEVTGLSGLPQPGESFYCVEDEKKAKQVSDSRLQILREKEMIGTHRSTLEDLSQQIQLGQIKELKIILKADVQGSLEALIYSLDKIQAKNVKLKIIHTGVGNITESDITLAIAANSIVIGFNVGKEPGAEQIAKKENVDVKLYRIIYELTGDIKSAMAGLLEAKTKEVFTGEAIVQQVFKFSKGEVIAGCRVTRGKAQRGLIARVFRGKEKVFEGRIDSLKRFKEDVKEVTEGFECGIGLKWNDIQADDKIACYTTEKVEQKME